In the genome of Gloeotrichia echinulata CP02, one region contains:
- a CDS encoding AAA-like domain-containing protein, producing the protein MNVDEVLEAVEQMLQPKQLGSIERFVLRQSWLGQTYSEMAKQSGYGSDYIKEIGSQLWQDLSSAIGEKVTKKNLHIFWNNYQQSKISLDENNSQQEFKQDSKTEWLFCNSPITAINFPGSPVPLDSPLYINRPPIEELVCTEIKQPGCLIRIKAPKKMGKSSLLNRIISHARLQAYHVVNLDFQEAEEAVFTSLDKFLRWFCANVSRQLNLVMKLDDYWDTEMGSKVSCKIYFEAWLLNQIERPIVLVLNEVNRVFEHPNIAQDFLPMLRFWHEIAKQNQIWQKLRLVVVHTTEIYIPLKLNQSPFNVGLAVLVPRFTQKQVQDLAQRYGLDWTVGEAGAQRLAPLYAMVGGHPYLVNLAFYHLHRGEITLEQLLQTAPTPSGIYTQHLREHLTLLQGESKLVSDLQQIVTAGTSVILDAIAAYKLESMGLIHLDGDQASFSCELYRLYFRQQLAKENTAQELSAYS; encoded by the coding sequence ATGAACGTTGATGAAGTTCTGGAAGCTGTAGAACAAATGTTGCAACCCAAGCAACTCGGTTCTATTGAGCGATTTGTATTACGTCAATCGTGGCTAGGACAGACTTACAGCGAAATGGCAAAACAATCTGGCTATGGTAGCGATTATATTAAAGAAATTGGCTCTCAGTTGTGGCAAGACCTTTCATCTGCAATTGGCGAGAAAGTAACGAAAAAAAATTTACATATATTCTGGAACAATTATCAGCAGAGTAAAATCAGTTTAGATGAAAACAACAGCCAGCAGGAATTCAAACAAGACTCCAAAACAGAATGGCTGTTTTGCAACTCACCCATAACTGCGATTAACTTTCCTGGGTCCCCTGTACCCCTAGATTCACCTTTATATATCAATCGCCCCCCCATTGAAGAACTCGTATGTACAGAAATTAAGCAACCCGGATGCTTGATTCGCATCAAAGCACCGAAAAAAATGGGTAAAAGTTCCCTACTTAATCGCATAATTTCTCATGCTAGGTTACAGGCTTATCACGTTGTCAATTTGGACTTTCAGGAAGCTGAGGAAGCTGTTTTTACCTCCCTGGATAAATTTTTGCGTTGGTTCTGTGCTAATGTCAGTAGACAGTTGAATCTGGTGATGAAACTAGATGATTACTGGGATACAGAAATGGGTAGCAAGGTGAGCTGCAAAATCTATTTTGAGGCGTGGTTGCTAAACCAAATTGAGCGTCCCATAGTCTTAGTTTTGAATGAAGTTAACCGGGTGTTTGAACATCCCAATATTGCCCAAGACTTCTTACCAATGCTGCGATTTTGGCACGAAATAGCCAAGCAGAATCAAATCTGGCAAAAACTACGCTTGGTGGTAGTACACACAACAGAAATCTATATTCCCCTCAAACTCAACCAATCCCCTTTTAATGTCGGACTAGCAGTTTTGGTGCCCCGTTTTACCCAAAAACAGGTGCAGGATTTAGCACAGCGTTATGGACTTGATTGGACAGTGGGTGAAGCAGGAGCGCAACGTCTCGCACCCCTATATGCAATGGTAGGTGGACATCCCTATCTGGTCAACCTGGCATTTTATCATCTGCACCGGGGTGAGATCACCTTAGAACAATTATTACAAACTGCACCGACGCCATCGGGGATTTATACTCAGCATCTCCGGGAACACCTAACTTTACTCCAAGGTGAATCAAAATTGGTGTCAGATCTGCAACAAATTGTGACTGCTGGTACTAGTGTAATACTAGACGCGATCGCCGCTTATAAGCTAGAAAGTATGGGATTAATCCATCTTGATGGTGATCAAGCATCATTCAGCTGCGAATTGTATCGCCTTTATTTTCGCCAACAGTTAGCTAAAGAAAATACTGCTCAAGAGTTATCCGCTTATTCCTAG
- a CDS encoding translation initiation factor, which translates to MSSSNSQPDKRIIYREFGDDNSPALERATPDLPPQQQNLRVQATRSGRKGKTVTVITGFQTKPETLADLVKQLKTQCGSGGTVKDNEIEIQGEHKQKILEILTKLGYKAKISGG; encoded by the coding sequence ATGTCTAGTTCCAATTCCCAGCCCGACAAACGCATCATTTACCGCGAATTTGGTGACGACAACTCTCCAGCCTTGGAACGAGCAACTCCCGATTTACCCCCCCAGCAACAAAACCTGAGAGTACAAGCTACCCGTTCTGGACGCAAAGGTAAAACTGTGACGGTGATTACTGGATTTCAAACCAAACCAGAAACTTTAGCAGATTTAGTCAAACAGTTAAAAACCCAATGTGGTTCTGGTGGCACCGTCAAAGATAATGAAATTGAAATCCAAGGCGAACATAAGCAGAAAATTCTCGAAATTTTGACCAAGCTTGGTTATAAAGCAAAAATCAGTGGTGGTTAG
- a CDS encoding YqaE/Pmp3 family membrane protein: MDLVRILAAIFLPPLGVFLQVGFGLDFWINILLTLCGYIPGIVHAVWVIARK, encoded by the coding sequence ATGGATTTAGTTCGGATTCTGGCTGCCATTTTTTTACCGCCACTGGGTGTATTTTTGCAAGTAGGTTTTGGTCTAGACTTTTGGATTAATATACTTTTGACGCTTTGCGGTTATATTCCTGGGATTGTTCACGCAGTTTGGGTAATTGCCAGAAAGTAA